A DNA window from Thermoanaerobaculales bacterium contains the following coding sequences:
- a CDS encoding BamA/TamA family outer membrane protein, producing MASHSLPTRRLPSRGAWSSALAIALAALLWPAAAGAQQTVTRVSVEAPGAFDAEGLLRVLGLAEGRPVDRQLLREAILALYAGGEIERIEVESEPLQGGLAVTVRISVRSKISKVDVRTGSPILRNQLKKWMALEPGEPVSVATVEAGRRRAERKLRERGHPEPRVDVYLDFERSSNTVAVTIEPDPGEVERIAGVVLEGIDDPAVAAETVPHIKPSDRLTSRVEERVRRDVEERLRRKGFWDARVVGVDRVSEDEATHLVVRVDPGARYTLELIAPAGSEEIARAAIPDPVEADIHPAQTEVLADRIRENLQRRGYLLAEATAELVADGLTHVLRVTIDPGRTFRIGSVEFPGAQSIDHDDLRAAVEVDRGRTQGLWGVPVSDVSLDADRRAVEEVYRAAGFVEVEAAPPILEASGTDEVRVLFPVVEGPRWVLDELRVEGLPVEAVARLDAVAVTLQENAPWNPRAVEATERQIEAALFNSGYPEGRVITEVDTSEPGHARVAFVVEPGSYVEIGDVVIAGLRRTRRSVVDRMLRAAGVASGAPFARDRLVEAQRRLYELGLFRSVELLPMPGQERRDVRGLVVHCEEGAQRSYLVGVGWNETDRWRLTLGWSHLNLFGGAHSLSLEGRLSVNEERFQVGLREPRVPYIDVPGYLVVYRTFERFDNRGYEQHRRGLWVDVGDRRRVPFRAWYRYEYQIVAPSTIGDVQTDPELPREDVDARISSITPTLEWDFRDDPLLPTRGSFSQVSAEWAFPVFAADASYLKLFGRSTLYGRHSHGTWAIGIRAGAIRPFDTTDELPLNLQVPVTSRYFAGGSSTHRGFERDRLGIPGQTLDAFGEPTGGNALVLVNLEYERPVAGMFSGVAFVDIGNIWSEPERVRVSDLRYAAGLGLRVITPAGPLRAEYGWKLDAEPGESSGEFFLSFGVPF from the coding sequence ATGGCCAGCCACTCGCTCCCCACTCGCCGACTCCCATCGCGCGGGGCATGGTCATCGGCGCTCGCGATCGCGCTGGCCGCCCTCCTCTGGCCGGCGGCAGCCGGCGCGCAGCAGACCGTCACCCGGGTGTCGGTCGAGGCGCCCGGCGCGTTCGACGCGGAGGGCCTGCTTCGCGTGCTCGGCCTCGCCGAGGGCCGGCCGGTCGACCGGCAGCTGCTCCGCGAGGCGATCCTGGCCCTCTACGCCGGTGGTGAGATCGAGCGGATCGAGGTCGAGTCGGAGCCGCTCCAGGGCGGCCTCGCGGTCACCGTCCGGATCAGCGTGCGCTCGAAGATCTCGAAGGTCGACGTGCGGACCGGCAGCCCGATCCTCAGAAACCAGCTCAAGAAGTGGATGGCGCTGGAGCCCGGCGAGCCGGTGTCGGTGGCCACCGTCGAGGCGGGCCGGCGGCGGGCCGAGCGCAAGCTGAGAGAGCGGGGCCACCCCGAGCCCCGGGTCGACGTCTACCTCGATTTCGAGCGCTCGAGCAACACCGTCGCCGTCACCATCGAGCCCGATCCGGGGGAGGTCGAGCGGATCGCCGGAGTCGTCCTCGAGGGGATCGACGATCCCGCGGTCGCTGCCGAGACGGTCCCCCACATCAAGCCGAGCGACCGGCTCACGAGCCGCGTCGAGGAGCGCGTCCGCCGCGACGTGGAGGAGCGCCTGCGACGGAAGGGATTCTGGGACGCGCGGGTGGTGGGCGTCGATCGCGTGAGCGAGGACGAGGCGACCCACCTCGTCGTGCGCGTCGACCCCGGCGCCAGGTACACCCTGGAGCTGATCGCCCCCGCCGGCTCGGAGGAGATCGCCCGCGCCGCCATCCCCGATCCGGTCGAGGCGGACATCCACCCGGCGCAGACCGAGGTGCTGGCCGACCGCATTCGCGAGAACCTGCAGCGCCGGGGATACCTCCTCGCCGAGGCCACGGCTGAGCTGGTCGCCGACGGGCTGACCCACGTGCTGCGAGTGACGATCGATCCCGGTCGCACCTTCCGCATCGGTTCGGTCGAGTTCCCGGGCGCGCAGTCGATCGACCACGACGACCTGCGGGCAGCGGTCGAGGTCGATCGGGGGAGGACCCAGGGCCTGTGGGGCGTGCCGGTGAGCGACGTCAGCCTGGACGCTGACCGGCGTGCCGTCGAGGAGGTCTACCGCGCCGCGGGCTTCGTCGAGGTCGAGGCGGCGCCACCGATCCTCGAGGCCTCCGGCACCGACGAGGTCCGGGTGCTGTTCCCGGTCGTCGAGGGGCCGCGATGGGTGCTCGACGAGCTGCGGGTCGAGGGGCTGCCGGTGGAGGCAGTCGCCCGGCTGGATGCGGTCGCCGTCACTCTCCAGGAGAACGCCCCCTGGAACCCGCGGGCCGTGGAGGCCACCGAGCGCCAGATCGAGGCTGCGCTGTTCAACAGCGGCTACCCGGAGGGCCGCGTCATTACCGAGGTCGACACCTCCGAGCCGGGTCACGCCCGGGTCGCGTTCGTGGTCGAGCCGGGGAGCTACGTCGAGATCGGCGACGTCGTGATCGCAGGGCTGCGCAGGACCCGGCGCTCGGTGGTGGATCGCATGCTGCGCGCCGCCGGCGTCGCCAGCGGCGCCCCGTTCGCCCGCGACCGCCTGGTCGAGGCGCAGCGCCGGCTCTACGAGCTGGGCCTGTTCCGCTCCGTCGAGCTGCTGCCGATGCCCGGCCAGGAGCGCCGGGACGTGCGGGGCCTGGTCGTCCACTGCGAGGAGGGGGCCCAGCGCTCGTACCTGGTCGGCGTCGGCTGGAACGAGACCGATCGCTGGCGGCTCACCCTGGGGTGGTCGCACCTCAACCTGTTCGGGGGCGCGCACTCGCTGTCGCTGGAGGGCCGGCTGTCGGTCAACGAGGAGCGCTTCCAGGTCGGGCTCCGCGAGCCGAGGGTCCCTTACATCGACGTCCCCGGCTACCTCGTGGTCTACCGGACCTTCGAGCGGTTCGACAACCGCGGCTACGAGCAGCACCGCCGCGGCCTGTGGGTCGACGTCGGCGATCGGCGGCGCGTCCCCTTCCGGGCGTGGTACCGCTACGAGTACCAGATCGTGGCACCGAGCACGATCGGTGACGTGCAAACCGACCCGGAGCTGCCGCGGGAGGACGTGGACGCCCGCATCTCGTCGATCACGCCGACCCTGGAGTGGGACTTCCGGGACGACCCGCTCCTCCCCACCCGCGGCAGCTTCTCCCAGGTCTCGGCCGAGTGGGCGTTCCCGGTCTTCGCCGCCGACGCGAGCTACCTCAAGCTGTTCGGCCGCTCGACCTTGTACGGCCGGCACTCCCACGGCACCTGGGCGATCGGCATTCGGGCCGGCGCCATCCGCCCGTTCGACACCACCGACGAGCTGCCGCTGAACCTCCAGGTCCCGGTCACCAGCCGGTACTTCGCCGGCGGCTCCTCGACCCATCGCGGCTTCGAGCGCGATCGCCTGGGCATCCCCGGCCAGACTCTGGACGCCTTCGGCGAGCCGACCGGCGGCAACGCGCTGGTGCTCGTCAACCTCGAGTACGAGCGGCCGGTCGCCGGCATGTTCTCGGGCGTCGCGTTCGTCGACATCGGCAACATCTGGTCCGAGCCCGAGCGGGTGCGGGTCAGCGACCTGCGCTACGCGGCCGGCCTCGGCCTGCGCGTCATCACCCCGGCCGGGCCGCTGCGCGCCGAGTACGGCTGGAAGCTCGACGCCGAGCCGGGCGAGTCGAGCGGCGAGTTCTTCCTCTCCTTCGGCGTCCCGTTCTGA
- a CDS encoding translocation/assembly module TamB domain-containing protein has protein sequence MRYRHLRRTAIAVLAAVAFVLILALLAGRALNSLKVRTAVAGWLESAARGQGVELELGSLSWGIVPPRVIVEDVVVTGSEFTILLDRLEVELTRIRLARRIVELRTVAADGVRVRLDGLPRAAARRGRSPFRVMVRHLDLRNVELEGEGFPGRIDLAVTGASLVWVTEQGTPSGFLSARRAVVSAPALEPIELALQSRVIVAEGLRFPAWRLDGEGLSMAGNGALTGGALRLDAAGSVQLEQLASTIRSPGLLLGRLRVAAALDTSADELVRLEFSAPQLTASGFTFDDVAARLTVERDRLSGVLDGAGIFGGHLTGTYRLEHLKGPSRPHQVQVSGEGLSLAGFLGHLEVPSGGLGARVGIGGELSWNGRAIEHSSGRFLAELRPAASGLPTRGTVAVELTPDGLMRFEADKLGVGRSVVDWQGPLTLGTWQPDWSLRAAPADLAEVVSLVNSFVGSEVLPPWISGQGTLIVTLSGPWQNLVVGARLDARPLQLLPPVQLDQLLAEATISGSRLVLGPTLFRVGDGTGEVDGAISWGEGPPDDQLDLAIRGFRIPAATVAGWAGAPGQAAGVLSFTGGLRGSIAAPRGSWAVGFDEARLLGQGLGGGTAAVDLAGGRFDARALSFEGGLVGSAWWDTASGGVGGRLRWPGMSLDALGEELSDLAGGTADLELDFEMAREVPTTGRLRLDAPAAVVDVVAGPGAVTVDAALAKAAVLSATLQRLGDGALEGGGELRVEDVATLIAHLAPGATVPLTGAAQAAFRTRWPAGGLPTVEGALESADLELDGRPVQLLEPSPFRLSPKGAEFDGLHLAIRSDELFARCSLGADGALAGNVAGTLDALLLRILLPDWEPAGRATGVVELLGTLGEPRFEGIADVRQASFRIPGTRTIVSGIDGTVLLSSNEIELEGVDFRFMQGRGRCSGRIGRRDGAVDIALDGTADAIRYEVLPDVVAQLSGAWRLVGPADRLELSGDLAVDSAVLRTKDDLASLVLRWLGGESPPAATGGGLALDLHVDADETIELRNPSIRLVGSASLDVSGTINRPGLVGKLQFEEGGEVMLQTLRYEIERAALTFSDPQAIDPFIEIQARTFVQNYDITLRLTGTTQRLVPSVSSNPPLTEDEIYGLMAVGYRSEGATSGAMGIGLASSILSQQLAAELDRRAGLSLPVDQVRVDPFAETSTGDPGAARITVVKQLNPAWTVTVQSNLSGEREEVVVSRWYLAPGVFFEASRDLDGTYGVDLKLRRQY, from the coding sequence GTGAGGTATCGACACCTCAGGCGCACTGCCATCGCGGTGCTCGCTGCGGTGGCGTTCGTGCTCATTCTCGCCCTGCTTGCTGGCCGCGCCCTCAACAGCCTGAAGGTGCGCACCGCCGTCGCCGGCTGGCTCGAGAGCGCCGCCCGCGGGCAGGGCGTCGAGCTCGAGCTCGGCTCGCTGTCCTGGGGCATCGTGCCGCCCCGGGTTATCGTCGAGGACGTCGTGGTGACCGGCAGCGAGTTCACGATCCTCCTCGATCGGCTCGAGGTGGAGCTGACGCGGATCCGTCTCGCCCGGCGGATCGTCGAGCTGAGGACCGTGGCCGCCGACGGCGTCCGGGTGCGGCTCGACGGGCTCCCGCGCGCCGCTGCGCGACGCGGCCGATCCCCGTTCCGGGTGATGGTGCGACACCTCGATCTGCGAAACGTCGAGCTCGAGGGCGAGGGCTTTCCCGGCCGCATCGACCTCGCGGTCACTGGCGCGAGCCTGGTCTGGGTCACCGAGCAGGGAACGCCATCGGGCTTCCTCTCGGCTCGCCGTGCCGTCGTGTCGGCGCCTGCCCTCGAGCCCATCGAGCTGGCCCTGCAGTCGCGGGTGATCGTCGCAGAGGGCCTCCGTTTCCCGGCCTGGCGGCTCGACGGGGAGGGGCTGTCGATGGCGGGCAACGGCGCGCTCACGGGCGGGGCGCTGCGGCTCGACGCGGCGGGCTCGGTGCAGCTCGAGCAGCTGGCCTCGACGATCCGCAGCCCCGGCCTCCTGCTGGGCCGGCTCCGCGTCGCCGCGGCCCTCGACACCAGCGCCGACGAGCTGGTCCGGCTGGAGTTCTCCGCGCCCCAGCTGACCGCGTCAGGCTTCACCTTCGACGACGTCGCCGCCCGCCTGACCGTGGAGCGCGACCGGCTCAGCGGCGTGCTCGACGGCGCGGGCATCTTCGGCGGTCACCTGACCGGAACCTACCGCCTCGAGCACCTGAAAGGGCCGAGCCGGCCCCACCAGGTGCAGGTGTCGGGTGAGGGCCTCTCCCTCGCCGGGTTCCTCGGCCACCTGGAGGTACCCTCCGGCGGCCTCGGGGCACGAGTCGGGATCGGCGGCGAGCTGTCGTGGAACGGGCGCGCCATCGAGCACAGCAGCGGCCGGTTCCTGGCCGAGCTTCGCCCGGCGGCGAGCGGGCTGCCGACGCGAGGGACGGTGGCGGTCGAGCTGACCCCGGACGGTTTGATGAGGTTCGAGGCCGACAAGCTCGGGGTCGGCCGGTCGGTGGTCGACTGGCAGGGCCCGCTCACCCTCGGCACCTGGCAGCCCGACTGGTCGCTCCGCGCCGCTCCGGCCGACCTCGCCGAGGTGGTTTCCCTGGTCAACTCCTTTGTCGGCAGCGAGGTCCTGCCGCCTTGGATCTCCGGGCAGGGGACCCTGATCGTCACCTTGAGCGGCCCGTGGCAGAACCTGGTCGTCGGGGCGCGACTCGATGCCCGGCCACTGCAGCTCCTGCCGCCGGTCCAGCTCGACCAGCTGCTCGCCGAGGCCACGATCAGCGGCTCCCGGCTCGTGCTCGGCCCGACCCTGTTCCGGGTCGGTGATGGCACCGGCGAGGTGGACGGCGCCATCAGCTGGGGCGAAGGCCCGCCGGACGACCAGCTCGACCTGGCGATCCGCGGCTTCCGGATCCCGGCCGCCACGGTCGCCGGCTGGGCCGGGGCGCCTGGCCAGGCGGCCGGCGTGCTGTCCTTCACCGGCGGTCTCAGAGGCTCGATCGCGGCGCCGCGCGGCTCGTGGGCGGTCGGCTTCGATGAGGCCCGGCTGCTCGGGCAGGGGCTCGGCGGCGGCACCGCCGCCGTCGATCTGGCCGGCGGCCGCTTCGACGCCCGCGCGCTCTCCTTCGAGGGCGGCCTGGTGGGCAGCGCATGGTGGGACACCGCCAGCGGCGGCGTCGGGGGCCGCCTGCGCTGGCCGGGCATGTCGCTGGACGCCCTCGGCGAGGAGCTGTCCGACCTCGCCGGCGGCACCGCCGATCTCGAGCTCGACTTCGAGATGGCTCGCGAGGTCCCGACCACGGGCCGGCTCCGCCTGGACGCCCCGGCGGCCGTGGTCGACGTGGTCGCCGGCCCCGGGGCGGTGACCGTCGACGCGGCGCTGGCCAAGGCCGCGGTCCTGTCGGCCACGCTCCAACGGCTCGGCGACGGCGCTCTCGAGGGGGGCGGCGAGCTGCGCGTGGAGGACGTGGCCACGCTCATCGCCCATCTGGCGCCCGGCGCGACAGTGCCGCTCACCGGCGCCGCGCAGGCGGCGTTCCGGACGCGGTGGCCGGCCGGCGGCCTGCCGACAGTGGAGGGGGCCCTCGAGTCAGCCGACCTCGAGCTCGACGGACGGCCGGTCCAGCTGCTCGAGCCGTCACCCTTCAGGCTGTCGCCGAAGGGCGCGGAGTTCGACGGCCTGCACCTCGCCATCCGCTCTGACGAGCTGTTCGCGCGCTGCTCGCTGGGCGCTGACGGCGCCCTTGCCGGCAACGTTGCCGGCACTCTCGACGCGCTGCTTCTGCGCATCCTGCTCCCGGACTGGGAGCCGGCCGGCCGCGCCACCGGGGTGGTCGAGCTCCTCGGGACCCTCGGCGAGCCCCGGTTCGAGGGGATCGCCGACGTCCGCCAGGCATCGTTCCGGATCCCAGGCACCCGCACCATCGTGTCCGGCATCGACGGCACGGTGCTGCTGTCGTCGAACGAGATCGAGCTCGAGGGCGTGGACTTCCGCTTCATGCAGGGGCGGGGCCGCTGCAGCGGCCGCATCGGCCGGCGCGACGGAGCCGTCGACATCGCCCTCGACGGCACCGCCGACGCCATTCGCTACGAGGTGCTCCCCGATGTGGTGGCGCAGCTGTCGGGGGCCTGGCGGTTGGTCGGCCCGGCGGACCGGCTCGAGCTGTCAGGCGACCTCGCGGTCGACAGCGCAGTGCTGCGCACCAAGGACGATCTCGCGTCGCTGGTGCTGAGGTGGCTCGGCGGCGAATCGCCGCCGGCGGCGACGGGCGGCGGGCTGGCGTTGGACCTCCACGTCGACGCCGACGAGACCATCGAGCTCCGCAACCCCTCGATCCGCCTCGTCGGATCAGCCTCGCTCGACGTCAGCGGCACCATCAACCGGCCCGGCCTGGTGGGCAAGCTGCAGTTCGAGGAGGGCGGCGAGGTGATGCTGCAGACCCTGCGCTACGAGATCGAGCGCGCCGCGCTGACCTTCTCGGACCCACAGGCGATCGACCCCTTCATCGAGATCCAGGCCCGGACCTTCGTCCAGAACTACGACATCACGCTCCGCCTGACCGGCACCACCCAGCGGCTGGTCCCGTCGGTGTCCTCCAACCCCCCACTCACCGAGGACGAGATCTACGGGCTGATGGCGGTGGGCTACCGCAGCGAGGGCGCAACCAGCGGCGCCATGGGCATCGGCCTGGCATCTTCGATTCTCAGCCAGCAGCTGGCTGCGGAGCTCGACCGGAGGGCGGGCCTGAGCCTGCCCGTCGACCAGGTGCGCGTCGATCCCTTCGCCGAGACGTCGACCGGGGACCCCGGCGCGGCCCGCATCACGGTCGTCAAGCAGCTCAACCCGGCGTGGACGGTGACCGTGCAGTCGAACCTGTCGGGGGAGCGCGAGGAGGTCGTGGTCAGCCGCTGGTACCTCGCGCCGGGGGTCTTCTTCGAGGCGTCGCGCGACCTCGACGGCACCTACGGCGTCGACCTGAAGCTGCGGCGGCAGTACTGA
- a CDS encoding NAD(+)/NADH kinase: MTATTIQRVGVVLKPSSPEATELGRQLIEELERRGLEAVLDRESAAACGREAEVSRNTLASQVDLVIVLGGDGTLLSVTRGELRGTPVLGINMGFLGFLTEHSAEELFPMLETVLAGRAEIQRRERLAVSVEMSGGDRLTRYVLNDAVVTKSALARVVTLAVHVDGQLVSRFRSDGLIVATPTGSTAYSLSAGGPILYPTLDVMVVTPICPHTLTNRPIVLSLSSVVELRLESPSEEVYLTLDGQEGFPLTPHDVVRVRRCDEPVLLIEHPDRTYFQVLHRKLKWGERGG, from the coding sequence GTGACCGCGACCACGATTCAGCGCGTCGGCGTGGTGCTCAAGCCCTCGAGCCCGGAGGCGACCGAGCTCGGCCGCCAGCTGATCGAGGAGCTGGAGCGACGCGGGCTCGAGGCGGTCCTCGACCGCGAGTCCGCCGCCGCCTGCGGCCGCGAGGCCGAGGTCTCCCGCAACACTCTCGCCTCCCAGGTCGACCTCGTGATCGTGCTCGGCGGTGACGGCACCCTGTTGTCGGTGACGCGTGGCGAGCTCCGGGGAACGCCGGTGCTCGGCATCAACATGGGCTTCCTCGGCTTCCTCACCGAGCACTCCGCCGAGGAGCTGTTCCCGATGCTCGAGACGGTCCTCGCGGGCAGGGCCGAGATCCAGCGGCGGGAGCGCCTCGCTGTCTCGGTCGAGATGTCGGGCGGCGACCGGCTGACCCGCTACGTGCTCAACGACGCCGTGGTCACCAAGTCGGCGCTGGCGCGGGTGGTGACGCTGGCGGTCCACGTCGACGGCCAGCTGGTGAGCCGCTTTCGGAGCGACGGCCTGATCGTCGCGACGCCGACCGGATCGACCGCCTACAGCCTGTCGGCGGGCGGCCCGATCCTGTACCCGACCCTCGACGTCATGGTGGTCACTCCGATCTGCCCCCACACCCTCACCAACCGGCCGATCGTGCTCTCCCTGAGCTCGGTCGTGGAGCTCCGTCTCGAGAGCCCCTCCGAGGAGGTCTACCTGACGCTCGACGGCCAGGAGGGGTTTCCGCTCACGCCCCACGACGTGGTGCGTGTCCGCAGGTGTGACGAGCCGGTTCTCCTCATCGAGCACCCTGACCGCACCTACTTCCAGGTTCTCCACCGGAAGCTGAAGTGGGGGGAGCGAGGCGGGTGA
- the rsmH gene encoding 16S rRNA (cytosine(1402)-N(4))-methyltransferase RsmH: MSAVHVPVLRDRVLAWLAPTAPGIMVDATVGLGGHAAALLEAAPGLRLVGLDRDPEALERASERLQPFSDRVTLIRGAFAELPALLRSLGCPPLAAVLADLGCSSLQLDSAERGFSFQTSGPLDMRMSRAGATAGDLVNEAAEDELVRVLREYGEERRARRVARAIVAARRRRPIRTTDELARLVAGAVGGGGGHRIHPATRTFQALRIAVNDELGQLERFLEPAARALRPGGRIAIISFHSLEDRIVKHSLRRLAGACVCPPEAPACVCRPERLVEVLTRRAERPGADEVAANPRARSARLRVAGRLGTDP; the protein is encoded by the coding sequence GTGTCAGCCGTTCACGTGCCCGTGCTGCGCGACCGCGTGCTGGCCTGGCTGGCGCCCACCGCTCCCGGCATCATGGTCGATGCCACGGTCGGGTTGGGTGGGCACGCCGCTGCCCTGCTCGAGGCTGCGCCCGGCCTGCGGCTCGTCGGCCTCGACCGTGACCCGGAGGCTCTCGAGCGCGCAAGCGAGCGGCTGCAACCATTCTCGGATCGAGTCACTCTCATTCGCGGCGCCTTCGCCGAGTTGCCGGCGTTGCTCCGGTCGCTCGGCTGTCCGCCGCTTGCGGCGGTGCTCGCCGACCTCGGCTGCTCGTCGCTGCAGCTCGACTCGGCCGAGCGGGGATTCAGCTTCCAGACGAGCGGCCCGCTCGACATGCGGATGTCTCGCGCCGGCGCGACTGCCGGCGATCTGGTCAACGAGGCGGCGGAGGACGAGCTGGTGCGGGTGCTGAGGGAGTACGGCGAGGAGCGGCGCGCGCGGCGGGTGGCCCGGGCCATCGTCGCTGCGCGGCGCCGGCGCCCCATTCGCACCACCGATGAGCTCGCGCGGTTGGTCGCCGGTGCGGTCGGCGGCGGCGGTGGCCACCGCATCCACCCGGCGACCCGCACCTTCCAGGCGCTCCGGATCGCCGTCAACGACGAGCTCGGGCAGCTCGAGCGCTTCCTCGAGCCTGCGGCGCGCGCGCTGCGCCCCGGAGGCAGGATCGCGATCATCTCGTTCCACTCGCTCGAGGATCGGATCGTCAAGCACTCCCTGCGGCGGCTTGCCGGCGCCTGCGTCTGTCCGCCGGAGGCCCCGGCGTGCGTCTGTCGTCCGGAGCGGCTGGTCGAGGTCCTCACCCGCCGCGCCGAGCGGCCGGGCGCAGACGAGGTCGCGGCCAATCCCCGTGCCCGCTCCGCGCGGCTCCGGGTCGCCGGGCGCCTTGGGACGGACCCATGA
- a CDS encoding penicillin-binding protein 2: MNRRRGLAVVVGLALAVAVVVGRSVQVMVLQHGFWASQARRQQEQVIEAPGPRGQILSADGYVLATSVERYAIQLDTRTVDDPGQFAEDAAKLLNCPAWDIRRRFKGGARSVWVAQRVERRTAEKVQGLAPHAVVLVPDSQRVYPLGTVAAPVVGFVGREELATIGRAGLEHYYDALLSGEPQTFLAIHDAVQRRLSLRKLEEGRAGYDLELTINARLQASCELELAEVLEARQAKAVSAVVLDARTGSVLAIVSLPSFDPSSPASAPQADWRLRPVQDAYEPGSVVKPLVAAAALAQGAVRPGELFDCRQRGVRVAGKWLRDHAAPGIYTLDEIVSESANAGIVQIALRMRRDDLWRTFDAFGFGRRTGVGFPGESAGILPPVRSWSGLSQASLALGQELTVTPLQVALAYAAIANGGWLLQPRLVARATGGEQSVPDREQWRAHVLDAGLSERVGRMLEAVVEDGTGKQAQVPGYRVAGKTGTAQRAVHGTFDDVHHVAWFAGFLPQPDPSVVVVVAVEEPGGEFWGATVAAPVFARVARAAMCQLVVAPTEEIEPAAGEAT, translated from the coding sequence GTGAACCGGCGCCGTGGGCTCGCGGTCGTGGTCGGGCTGGCGCTCGCGGTGGCGGTGGTGGTCGGGCGCTCGGTCCAGGTCATGGTCCTCCAGCACGGGTTCTGGGCCAGCCAGGCTCGCAGACAGCAGGAGCAGGTGATCGAGGCACCCGGTCCGCGCGGGCAGATTCTGTCCGCGGACGGGTACGTGCTGGCGACCTCGGTCGAGCGCTACGCGATCCAGCTCGACACCCGGACGGTGGACGATCCCGGGCAGTTCGCCGAGGACGCCGCGAAGCTGCTGAACTGCCCGGCCTGGGACATCCGGCGGCGGTTCAAGGGCGGCGCGCGTTCGGTCTGGGTCGCCCAGCGGGTCGAGCGCAGGACGGCCGAGAAGGTCCAGGGCCTGGCTCCCCACGCCGTGGTGCTGGTGCCGGACTCGCAGCGCGTGTACCCGCTGGGCACGGTGGCCGCTCCGGTCGTCGGCTTCGTGGGGCGGGAGGAGCTGGCCACCATCGGCCGCGCCGGGCTCGAGCACTACTACGACGCCCTGCTGTCGGGCGAGCCACAGACGTTCCTGGCGATCCACGACGCGGTGCAGCGCCGGCTCAGCCTGCGCAAGCTCGAGGAGGGCCGGGCCGGATACGACCTCGAGCTGACGATCAACGCCCGCCTCCAGGCCTCGTGCGAGCTGGAGCTCGCCGAGGTGCTCGAGGCGCGCCAGGCCAAGGCGGTCTCGGCGGTGGTGCTCGACGCGCGGACCGGCTCGGTGCTGGCCATCGTGTCGTTGCCGTCGTTCGACCCGTCGAGCCCGGCGTCCGCACCGCAGGCCGACTGGCGGCTGCGCCCGGTGCAGGACGCCTACGAGCCCGGCTCGGTGGTCAAGCCGCTGGTGGCCGCGGCCGCGCTGGCGCAGGGGGCGGTGCGGCCGGGAGAGCTGTTCGACTGCCGGCAGCGGGGCGTGCGGGTCGCCGGCAAGTGGCTGCGCGACCACGCCGCGCCCGGGATCTACACGCTCGACGAGATCGTCTCCGAGTCGGCCAACGCCGGCATCGTCCAGATCGCGCTTCGGATGCGGCGGGACGACCTCTGGCGCACCTTCGACGCGTTCGGCTTCGGGCGCCGGACCGGCGTCGGCTTCCCGGGCGAGTCGGCCGGCATCCTGCCCCCGGTGCGCTCCTGGTCCGGCCTGAGCCAGGCCAGCCTCGCGCTCGGCCAGGAGCTGACGGTGACGCCGCTGCAGGTGGCGCTGGCCTACGCCGCGATCGCGAATGGCGGTTGGCTGCTGCAGCCTCGCCTGGTGGCCCGGGCAACCGGTGGCGAGCAGTCGGTCCCCGACCGGGAGCAGTGGCGGGCGCACGTCCTCGACGCGGGGCTGAGCGAGCGCGTCGGCCGGATGCTCGAGGCGGTGGTCGAGGACGGCACCGGCAAGCAGGCGCAGGTCCCCGGCTACCGCGTCGCCGGCAAGACCGGGACCGCGCAGCGTGCGGTCCACGGCACCTTCGACGACGTCCACCACGTGGCGTGGTTCGCCGGCTTCCTCCCGCAACCGGACCCCAGCGTGGTGGTCGTGGTCGCGGTCGAGGAGCCGGGCGGCGAGTTCTGGGGAGCGACCGTCGCCGCGCCGGTGTTCGCGCGCGTGGCGCGGGCAGCAATGTGCCAGCTCGTGGTGGCGCCGACCGAGGAGATTGAGCCGGCGGCGGGGGAGGCGACGTGA